In Herpetosiphon gulosus, the following are encoded in one genomic region:
- the mscL gene encoding large conductance mechanosensitive channel protein MscL, whose product MFKEFKEFAFKGNVLDLAIGVIIGAAFGKIVTALVDSILMPLIAAIFKQPKVDGLQFMVGETPIVYGLFVQAVIDFILVALVLFLVVKGINSTRRKQEAEAPTAPPPSEEVLLLREIRDSLQK is encoded by the coding sequence ATGTTTAAGGAGTTCAAGGAATTTGCCTTCAAAGGTAATGTTCTGGATTTGGCAATTGGGGTGATTATTGGAGCCGCCTTTGGCAAAATTGTCACAGCCTTGGTTGATAGTATTTTAATGCCATTGATTGCTGCAATCTTCAAACAACCCAAAGTTGATGGGCTACAATTTATGGTTGGCGAAACCCCGATTGTTTATGGGCTTTTTGTTCAGGCAGTGATCGATTTTATCCTAGTGGCACTAGTCTTATTCCTCGTAGTCAAGGGCATCAATTCGACTCGTCGCAAGCAAGAGGCCGAGGCTCCTACCGCACCACCACCAAGCGAAGAAGTCTTGTTGCTACGCGAAATTCGCGATAGCCTGCAAAAGTAA